The genomic stretch GCTGTGGCCGTCGAGGGAGGTAATCAGGGTGCCGTCGCGAGTCCAGAGCTTGGCCGTGCCGTCTTCACTGGCGGTGGCCAGGGTGCTGCCGTCGGGGCTGAACTGCACGGCTACAACCGCATTGCTGTGGCCTGTTGAACGAGTGATTTCGCGATGTCTTGGAAGTTGTGCTTTGAGAAGCTCGCTTTGTATTTTGCTGCGGATTTCGGCATCTAGTAAGGGATTTTGCTGAAACTGTTTTGCAGCCCGCAGGGCCGACAACCCTGCTTCAAAGCTATCTCCCGAAGCATTTAAGGTGGCTGCCGTTTGTGCCAGAGTTAAGATGTTACTCCCGTTTGCGGCCCGCATCTGCCACCCTGGTACCAAGGTAGATCCCGTTGTCAACACGAGGCCTGCCGCTAATCCGAGGGTGACGAGGCGTTTATTGCGCCTGCGTCGTCGTTCGGCCTGAGCGGAGGTCTGCCAAAAGGCATTTTCCAGCGCTGTCATCGTCTGCTCTGCCCGTTGCTGAAAATCTCGCAACAAATCTAGATCAGGTGGCTGCCATAGCAGGCCGTCGGGTCTGTCTTTCTCGTGCCAATAGTGGGCCGTGGCTTCCAATCGACGCTTGAAGCGAATATCGTCTTGGCTACTATCTAGCCACTGTCTCAGTTTGGGCCAGCTCCGAATTAAGGCTTCATGAACCACCTCAACCGTTGCCCTGTATTCCCCTTGAGCACTTTCACCCTGATCGTCAGTCACCACCAGATTAGCGTCGGCCAGCCGCTGCACCACCTCGCTCACCTGGGCTTCTGGGTAATGCACAGAGACTAAGCTGGCTTGAGTCACCCGGCGGCGCGTATCTTCGCTCCCTTCCCCCAGTTGGGTCAGGTTCAAAAAGATATGTTTAGCCACCTCCTGCTGCTCTGGGGATAGGGAGGCATAGACCTCATCGGCCCGCTTTTGCAGCGTGCCGGTCACCCTGCCAAGTTTGCTATAGGTGGATGACATCAGTTGGCCATTTTGCATTCCCTTCCAAAGTTCTGTCAGGGTGTACTGGAGGAGGGGAAGCTCGCTAGAGGACTGTTCCAAATCCTTCAGCATATCCTCCACTAAGCCTGGATCGAGGGTGAGCCCGGTTTTGTGGGCGGGCTCGATGATCGCCAGAGCCAACTCATCTCGGGTCATGGGCAGAATAGCCGTTAGATGGGTTTCTACCTTTTGGGCCAGCCCCCCATAGTGCTGTTCAAAGCACTTGCCGACAAAGTCAGAGCGCATGGCGACAATTAAGCAAAGCTGGGTAGGCAGCACCTCTAGTGCTCCCAGCAACGTATTGAAAAAGGCCGCTCGTTCTGCTTCGTCGTGACACAGGGTGAACGCCTCTTCAAACTGGTCGATGACCAAAAATACCCTCGGCACCTCGGCCCGTTTGATTAAGGCGCAAAGACCGTCCACCCCAGACTGAATCAGTTCTTGCGCCTGGTGCTGTTGTGCCGCCTGCTCCAGCGGGTCTGCCAAATCCTCCCCAAAGGCTAGGGCCAGGCTTTGGAGGGGATGTTCGCCGGGTAGGAGGATCCGAATGTCACAGTTCCCTTTTTCCTTGAGCTGCTGGAGCAACCCGGCCCGCAGCACCGATGACTTACCACTCCCCGAAGCCCCCACAATGGCCAGGAAGTTCGAGGTCTGGACTTTGGTTAGCAGCGTCTGGGTTAATGCCTTACGGCCATAAAAGTATTGGCTGTCTTCGGTGTTGTAGTCGAAGTAGGATAACCCTTTGTACGGGCAAACGCCGGTCAGCCTGGCCTGGAGCGGTGTTTCTAGATGCCGCTGAATATCCCGGATCAGCCGGTTGAGGTCACGGGAGTCTGTCTGGTGGTTGGCGTCATGGCCCAGTTTTGCCGTTTGTCGTTCCCGCAGCAGTTTGAGCAACCCCGGCAGCTGATCTTCGGCAGGCAGCGGCGTCCCATCAATCAGCAGCGGAATGACCAAGATGTTGCGCTTGAGGGCGTATTCAATCTCTAGTCGGACCCAGTCGTTCGGGTTATCGAGCCGTCGCTTGCCGGTGGAGCCACTCTGGACTTCGAGCCATGTAGGCCCCATCACGACGATCAGAACTTCGCAGTGGTCTAGCTCGGTTTCCAGATGGTTTTTGAAGCTTTGGCCAGCGGGGATAGAGTCCAGGTCGCGAAACACCACCTCGGGGCCAAAATGTTCAGCTAAGGCGTTATAGACGGTTTGAGTCACCGCTAGGCTGTCACTGCGACGATAGGAGAGAAAGATCGAGTGCTGGCTCGGCATGGCCTCATTCCCCTGGAATTAGCGCTATCTTACGGCAGTTCCTGCTCAGGCTTGGTTCAGCCCACTGAACTTTGGAGTAGTTGCCTGCGCGCGCAACTAGCCGATCTGGCTTATGTCCAGTGCGTTAGACCTATTCAGGAATGCTTAACGGTAGAGTAATACGGGAATTTGGCTACTCTGCAGCAGTTGTACCGTGGTGCTGCCGATCACCAGATGGCGAATGCGGCGGTGGCCGTAGGCCCCCATCAGCAGCAGACTGATGTTGTGGTCGTTGAGGTGGCGGGCGATCGCCTTTTCCGGCTCCCCGACCTGCAAACTTGCTGTTGGCATCAGCCCCGCCCCTTGCAGCACCGCCTCAGCTTCGGCCAAACACCGGGTTTTCTCAGCGTCGGACTCCGCCCCCGCTACCGTCAGCAGGTGAATCTCTAGCTCCCGGAGGCCGGGAGACTCGATTAGAAACCGCAGCATTTGCTGGCCAGTGGGGCTGCCGTCGTAGGCCACCAGCAGACGCTCCATCGGCACCACGGTTCTGGGGGTAATCAGGCAGGGCTTGTGGCCGCTGCGCACGATGCGATCGACATTGGCCCCCAGGTGGCCAGAGGCAAAGTCGGCGGCCTCCCCCCGCTTGCCCAGCACAATCAGGTCTACGTCGGCCTCTAGATTCTCCAAGCAGTCCACCAAAAAGCCGGTTTTGTGGATCAGCTTGACGGTGGTAGCGCCCTGGGCGGCGATCGCCGCTGCAGCGTCAGCCAAAATCAGCTTGGCCTTCTGGTGGTTGAGCTTGGCCCGCTCGTGCTCCACCTCCACCAGCTTTT from Leptolyngbya sp. KIOST-1 encodes the following:
- a CDS encoding universal stress protein encodes the protein MKRILLCTDGSTFAQSSYPYAAWFAQGMGASVDVLYVTDSRGQATAEASNLSGSIGLGAAESLLKKLVEVEHERAKLNHQKAKLILADAAAAIAAQGATTVKLIHKTGFLVDCLENLEADVDLIVLGKRGEAADFASGHLGANVDRIVRSGHKPCLITPRTVVPMERLLVAYDGSPTGQQMLRFLIESPGLRELEIHLLTVAGAESDAEKTRCLAEAEAVLQGAGLMPTASLQVGEPEKAIARHLNDHNISLLLMGAYGHRRIRHLVIGSTTVQLLQSSQIPVLLYR
- a CDS encoding TIR domain-containing protein, whose product is MPSQHSIFLSYRRSDSLAVTQTVYNALAEHFGPEVVFRDLDSIPAGQSFKNHLETELDHCEVLIVVMGPTWLEVQSGSTGKRRLDNPNDWVRLEIEYALKRNILVIPLLIDGTPLPAEDQLPGLLKLLRERQTAKLGHDANHQTDSRDLNRLIRDIQRHLETPLQARLTGVCPYKGLSYFDYNTEDSQYFYGRKALTQTLLTKVQTSNFLAIVGASGSGKSSVLRAGLLQQLKEKGNCDIRILLPGEHPLQSLALAFGEDLADPLEQAAQQHQAQELIQSGVDGLCALIKRAEVPRVFLVIDQFEEAFTLCHDEAERAAFFNTLLGALEVLPTQLCLIVAMRSDFVGKCFEQHYGGLAQKVETHLTAILPMTRDELALAIIEPAHKTGLTLDPGLVEDMLKDLEQSSSELPLLQYTLTELWKGMQNGQLMSSTYSKLGRVTGTLQKRADEVYASLSPEQQEVAKHIFLNLTQLGEGSEDTRRRVTQASLVSVHYPEAQVSEVVQRLADANLVVTDDQGESAQGEYRATVEVVHEALIRSWPKLRQWLDSSQDDIRFKRRLEATAHYWHEKDRPDGLLWQPPDLDLLRDFQQRAEQTMTALENAFWQTSAQAERRRRRNKRLVTLGLAAGLVLTTGSTLVPGWQMRAANGSNILTLAQTAATLNASGDSFEAGLSALRAAKQFQQNPLLDAEIRSKIQSELLKAQLPRHREITRSTGHSNAVVAVQFSPDGSTLATASEDGTAKLWTRDGTLITSLDGHS